Proteins found in one Lycium ferocissimum isolate CSIRO_LF1 chromosome 6, AGI_CSIRO_Lferr_CH_V1, whole genome shotgun sequence genomic segment:
- the LOC132060744 gene encoding uncharacterized protein LOC132060744 gives MSGKQLAWSNFRIDIVMLSQLTDKCDQQLINVNQLEIKLLKLKNKCQTLKNKKAKEEGLTDKEEQKWIEKKVMRKECKNELKDVKTRYEEIFDEKLKKEEEIRAKLGLMVDNNSINVKVTAMEDLSSIMWIMKNSPQIEVLFTLGTSIKCQEGLEKIALSMGIKEKLKRNSKYRVKDSEIVNLTDQAKMNKGEGASGAK, from the coding sequence TGCATGGTCAAATTTCCGTATTGACATTGTGATGTTGTCTCAGCTGACTGATAAATGTGACCAGCAGCTGATCAATGTTAACCAACTTGAGATTAAGCTTCTCAAGTTGAAAAATAAGTGTCAAACTCTCAAGAACAAGAAGGCAAAGGAAGAAGGTTTAACTGATAAGGAGGAGCAAAAGTGGATTGAGAAGAAAGTCATGAGGAAAGAATGCAAAAATGAACTAAAAGATGTCAAGACGAGATACGAGGagatttttgatgaaaaattgaagaaagaggaagaaattaGAGCTAAACTAGGTCTAATGGTTGACAATAATTCTATTAATGTTAAAGTAACAGCCATGGAAGACCTTTCTTCTATTATGTGGATCATGAAGAACTCTCCTCAAATAGAGGTCTTGTTCACTCTTGGCACATCCATCAAGTGCCAAGAGGGTTTGGAAAAAATTGCATTGAGCATGGGCATCAAAGAGAAGCTGAAAAGGAACTCAAAATACCGCGTCAAGGATTCTGAAATTGTCAACCTAACCGACCAAGCCAAGATGAACAAAGGAGAAGGAGCGTCGGGTGCAAAATAG